From Triticum urartu cultivar G1812 chromosome 2, Tu2.1, whole genome shotgun sequence, a single genomic window includes:
- the LOC125540714 gene encoding bidirectional sugar transporter SWEET6b-like, producing the protein MVSADAARNVVGIMGNCISFCLFLSPAQTFDRICKNKDVEQFTPDPYLATLMNCLLWLFYGLPIVHPNSFLVITINSIGIIIETIYLSIFFLYSPPKKRLKILIVVGFEVAFVASVVVGVLLSAHTYEDRSRIVGIICIIFGTIMYAAPLTVMGKVIKTKSVEYMPFTVSLVNTINGCCWLSYGLIGNDPYVTIPNAIGTVLCIFQLILYLCYYKSTPVKEQNVELPAAATEN; encoded by the exons ATGGTTTCGGCCGACGCAGCTCGCAACGTCGTCGGCATCATGGGCAATTGCATCTCCTTTTGCCTCTTCCTCTCCCCTGC GCAGACATTTGACCGGATCTGCAAGAACAAGGACGTGGAGCAGTTCACGCCGGACCCTTACCTGGCGACGCTCATGAACTGCCTGCTCTGGTTGTTCTACGGCCTCCCCATCGTCCACCCCAACAGCTTCCTCGTCATCACCATCAACAGCATCGGCATCATCATCGAGACAATCTACCtctccatcttcttcctctactcGCCCCCAAAGAAGCGG CTAAAGATACTTATCGTTGTTGGCTTTGAGGTGGCGTTCGTGGCGTCCGTGGTGGTCGGAGTGCTCCTCAGCGCCCACACCTACGAGGACCGCTCCAGGATCGTCGGCATCATCTGCATCATCTTCGGCACGATTATGTATGCCGCCCCGCTCACAGTCATG GGCAAAGTTATCAAGACAAAGAGCGTGGAGTATATGCCGTTCACCGTTTCTCTGGTGAACACTATCAACGGCTGCTGCTGGCTATCCTATGGACTGATAGGGAACGACCCCTACGTGACG ATCCCTAATGCCATCGGTACAGTTTTGTGCATCTTCCAGCTGATCCTTTACCTGTGCTACTACAAGTCGACCCCCGTCAAGGAGCAGAATGTCGAGTTGCCCGCCGCCGCCACAGAGAACTAA